The genomic segment ACCGCAGAGCACGGCCTGCTCGCCGAAGAGGTCGGTCTCGCACTCTTCGCGGAAGTTGGTCTCGATGACGCCCGAACGGCCGCCGCCGACGCCCGAGGCATAGGCCAGGGCGATGTCATGGGCATTGCCCGAGGCATCCTGGTGAACGGCGATCAGGCACGGCACGCCGCCGCCCTTCTGGTATTCGCCGCGCACGGTGTGGCCCGGGCCCTTCGGCGCGATCATGATCACGTCGACGGTCTTCTTGGGCTCGATGAGGTTGAAGTGGACGTTCAGGCCATGCGCGAAAGCCAGGGCGGCGCCGTCGCGGATGTTGTCGGCGATGTGGTCCTTGTAGATGTCGGCCTGGAGTTCGTCCGGGGTCAGCATCATGACGAGGTCGGCCCAGGCGGCAGCCTCGGCGACGCTCATGACCTTGAGGCCTTCGCCCTCGGCCTTCTTGGCCGAAGCCGAACCCGGACGCAGGGCGATCACGACGTCCTTGACGCCGGAGTCGCGCAGGTTGAGCGCATGGGCGTGGCCCTGCGAGCCGTAACCGACGATCGCGACCTTCTTGGACTTGATGATATTCAGATCGGCATCCCGATCGTAATAAACGCGCATGGGTCTCTCCTCTTTGCGTCCTTGTTAAGCCCCGTAGAGGGCAAAAAACTGTTCCGTGGCGGCCTTGGCCTCGGTCTCGATCCGCGTCGCCTTGAGCGTCTCGTCGCCCAGCAACATGCGGATCTGGGTGTCGCGCACCACCAGCCCGTAGAAAGTCCGGTAGGCTTCCTCGCTGCTCTCGAACCGCAGCAGCCGGGCATCGCGCCCCGCCTCGAGGATCGGCTTGAGCCGCCGCCGGATCGCCAGCGGCCCGTTCTCGAGCACGATCCCGCCCAGCCCGCGCTTTTCAGCGTTCGCATGGGTAATGGCCAGCCGGTTGAGCGTCACCGACACCTCCCCCACCAGCGTCGCCAGGAGGTCGCGCGCGAACTGCTCGATACTGGTGCGCAGCGACGCAGCATCGATCCGGTGCCGGTCGACCTGGGGCATGCGCACCTTGGCCGCCTGCCACTGCACCGTCGCCGTCAGCAACCCGTCGCGATCGCCGAACCACTTGTAGAGCGTTTCCTTCGAGCACGAGGCGCGCCGTGCCACCGCCGTCATGGTGAGCGCGTCTCCACCCTCGACCAACAGATCGAGCGCC from the Youhaiella tibetensis genome contains:
- the ilvC gene encoding ketol-acid reductoisomerase, producing the protein MRVYYDRDADLNIIKSKKVAIVGYGSQGHAHALNLRDSGVKDVVIALRPGSASAKKAEGEGLKVMSVAEAAAWADLVMMLTPDELQADIYKDHIADNIRDGAALAFAHGLNVHFNLIEPKKTVDVIMIAPKGPGHTVRGEYQKGGGVPCLIAVHQDASGNAHDIALAYASGVGGGRSGVIETNFREECETDLFGEQAVLCGGLVELIRAGFETLVEAGYAPEMAYFECLHEVKLIVDLIYQGGIANMNYSISNTAEWGEYVSGPRVITSETKAEMKNILKDIQTGKFTSQWMQEYKGGASRFKATRRLNDEHQIEEVGEKLRAMMPWIKAGALVDKAKN
- a CDS encoding TetR/AcrR family transcriptional regulator → MAVATAALKDEAFTPRQQQVLTAALDLLVEGGDALTMTAVARRASCSKETLYKWFGDRDGLLTATVQWQAAKVRMPQVDRHRIDAASLRTSIEQFARDLLATLVGEVSVTLNRLAITHANAEKRGLGGIVLENGPLAIRRRLKPILEAGRDARLLRFESSEEAYRTFYGLVVRDTQIRMLLGDETLKATRIETEAKAATEQFFALYGA